A window of Rubricoccus marinus contains these coding sequences:
- a CDS encoding cystathionine gamma-synthase, which yields MAHIPDARFGTLAVHAGQTPDPSTGAIMTPIYQTSTYVQEAPDVHQGYDYARVGNPTRTALEGNLAALEGAEHGICFASGVAAIDAILKCLKPGDHIVSTDDLYGGTYRLMTQVYEPWGLDFTFANLSDPADVDAVFTDKTKLLWIETPTNPLLRVFDIAALAERARARGVTVVVDNTFASPYLQQPLALGADLVLHSTTKYLGGHSDVVGGAVLTSDDDWAERLRFLIKSAGAVPGPMDCFLLLRATKTLHLRLERHCDNAEAVASFLKDHPKVGHVRYPGFEDHPGHEVAAKQMRRFGGMVSFTLADDTIDTAVSFMQATRVFALAESLGGVESLVSHPASMTHGSIPADVRRKAGLPDSLIRLSVGVEDVEDILADLSQALDSITIAASPEAEVEAA from the coding sequence ATGGCTCACATCCCCGACGCCCGCTTCGGCACCCTCGCCGTCCACGCTGGCCAAACCCCCGACCCCTCCACCGGCGCCATCATGACGCCGATCTACCAAACGAGCACGTACGTCCAGGAAGCGCCCGACGTGCATCAGGGCTACGACTACGCCCGCGTGGGCAACCCGACGCGGACCGCTCTCGAAGGCAACCTCGCCGCGCTCGAAGGCGCCGAGCACGGCATCTGCTTCGCCTCTGGCGTGGCCGCCATCGATGCGATCCTGAAATGCCTCAAGCCAGGCGATCACATCGTCTCGACGGACGACCTCTATGGGGGCACGTACCGACTCATGACGCAGGTGTACGAGCCGTGGGGATTGGACTTCACCTTCGCCAACCTCAGCGACCCGGCCGACGTGGACGCCGTGTTCACGGACAAGACCAAGCTGCTCTGGATCGAGACGCCGACGAACCCGCTGCTGCGCGTGTTCGACATCGCGGCGCTGGCCGAGCGCGCCCGCGCCAGAGGCGTGACCGTCGTGGTGGACAACACGTTTGCGAGCCCGTACCTCCAGCAGCCTTTGGCGCTGGGCGCGGACCTCGTGCTGCACTCAACGACGAAGTACCTCGGCGGCCACTCCGATGTGGTCGGTGGTGCGGTCCTGACGAGCGACGATGACTGGGCAGAGCGGCTCCGCTTTCTCATCAAGTCCGCCGGTGCGGTCCCCGGGCCGATGGATTGCTTCCTGCTCCTCCGCGCGACCAAGACGCTGCATCTCCGCCTGGAGCGCCACTGCGACAACGCCGAGGCTGTCGCGAGCTTTCTCAAAGACCACCCGAAGGTGGGCCACGTCCGCTACCCCGGTTTCGAGGACCACCCCGGCCACGAGGTCGCGGCAAAGCAGATGCGGCGCTTCGGCGGCATGGTCTCGTTCACGCTCGCCGACGACACCATCGACACGGCCGTCAGCTTTATGCAGGCGACGCGTGTGTTCGCGCTCGCCGAGAGCCTTGGTGGCGTGGAAAGCCTCGTCTCGCACCCCGCGAGCATGACGCACGGCTCCATCCCGGCGGACGTGCGCCGTAAAGCCGGTTTGCCAGACTCCCTGATCCGCCTCAGCGTGGGCGTGGAGGACGTCGAGGACATCCTCGCCGACCTCTCCCAGGCACTCGACTCCATTACCATTGCCGCCTCGCCAGAGGCCGAGGTGGAGGCTGCCTGA
- the lptB gene encoding LPS export ABC transporter ATP-binding protein, whose product MEAPLVLRSEGLVKRYRRRTVVDGVSLRVQQGACVGLLGPNGAGKTTTFYMTVGMVRPDAGDVFLGREGEKETRLTRMPMYKRARLGIGYLAQEASIFAQLSVEDNLRAVLDFQPLAKAEKNERVERLIGEFGLETVRRSKGYQLSGGERRRTEIARALATEPKFLLLDEPFAGVDPIAVEDIMRIVSGLRDKGIGVLITDHNVHETLAITDRAYLLYDGEIFIEGTAEELAANEEVRRRYLGENFTLERYQA is encoded by the coding sequence ATGGAAGCACCCCTCGTCCTCCGCTCCGAAGGCCTCGTCAAGCGCTACCGCCGCCGCACCGTCGTGGACGGCGTCTCGCTGCGCGTGCAGCAGGGCGCGTGCGTGGGCTTGCTCGGCCCCAACGGCGCGGGCAAAACGACGACGTTCTACATGACCGTTGGGATGGTGCGGCCGGACGCGGGCGACGTGTTCCTGGGCCGCGAGGGCGAGAAGGAGACGCGCCTCACGCGCATGCCGATGTACAAGCGCGCGCGCCTCGGCATCGGTTATCTCGCGCAAGAGGCCAGCATCTTCGCGCAGCTCAGCGTAGAGGACAACCTGCGCGCGGTCCTCGATTTTCAGCCTCTGGCGAAGGCGGAGAAGAACGAGCGCGTGGAGCGGCTGATCGGCGAGTTCGGGTTGGAGACCGTCCGGCGGAGCAAGGGCTACCAACTGAGTGGCGGTGAGCGGCGACGGACCGAGATCGCGCGCGCGCTCGCGACCGAGCCCAAGTTTCTGCTCCTCGATGAGCCCTTCGCGGGCGTCGACCCCATTGCCGTCGAGGATATTATGCGCATCGTAAGCGGCTTGCGCGACAAAGGCATCGGCGTGCTCATCACGGACCACAACGTCCACGAGACGCTCGCCATCACGGACCGCGCGTACCTCCTCTACGACGGCGAGATCTTTATAGAGGGGACGGCGGAGGAGTTAGCCGCGAACGAGGAAGTCCGCCGCCGGTACCTCGGGGAGAACTTTACGCTCGAACGCTACCAGGCCTAA